One stretch of Lacrimispora sphenoides DNA includes these proteins:
- a CDS encoding metallophosphoesterase — protein MKTDRRLNHAYKNADVVYFDDNSKYIFFSDIHRGDDSISDEFTRNQNVFLHALNYYYKEGYEYIEVGDGDELWEYKNFSVIRLAHSDVFTVIKKFYDEGRFIMLYGNHNIYLKSKLFIRENYYQYYDEYNQMRVDLYRGLKPKEAIILKHKKTKQKIFVLHGHQGDIMNDQLWLFSMLLLRYFWRYLHIVGFGNPTSPARNLFKRHKVEKVYDRWIEKNKMMLICGHTHRPKFPKEDDLPYFNTGCCTRTRGINGIEIINGMIQMVDWRIAANEKGELRVHRTVVRGPVALEKYDYKNNPFSTHYNN, from the coding sequence ATGAAGACTGACAGACGATTGAATCATGCATATAAAAATGCTGATGTTGTGTATTTTGATGATAATTCAAAATATATATTTTTTAGTGATATCCACAGAGGGGATGACAGCATCTCAGATGAATTTACCAGAAATCAGAATGTTTTTTTGCATGCATTAAATTACTATTATAAAGAAGGATATGAATATATAGAAGTTGGAGATGGAGATGAGCTTTGGGAATACAAGAATTTTAGTGTTATCCGTTTAGCCCACAGCGATGTTTTTACAGTAATCAAAAAGTTTTATGATGAAGGCCGCTTTATCATGTTATATGGGAATCATAATATTTATTTAAAGTCAAAGCTATTTATCAGAGAAAATTATTATCAATATTATGATGAATACAATCAAATGCGAGTGGACTTATACAGGGGACTGAAGCCGAAGGAGGCAATCATTCTTAAACACAAGAAAACCAAACAGAAGATTTTTGTGCTTCATGGGCATCAGGGTGACATTATGAATGATCAGCTATGGCTTTTTTCCATGTTATTACTTCGATACTTTTGGAGGTATCTGCATATCGTTGGATTCGGCAATCCAACCAGCCCGGCCCGTAATTTATTTAAAAGACATAAAGTTGAGAAGGTTTATGACAGATGGATAGAAAAAAATAAAATGATGCTGATCTGTGGACATACTCACAGACCAAAGTTTCCGAAAGAAGATGACCTTCCATACTTTAATACTGGCTGCTGCACACGTACCCGTGGGATTAATGGGATTGAGATTATAAATGGCATGATACAAATGGTTGACTGGAGAATTGCTGCCAATGAAAAAGGAGAATTGCGTGTTCACAGGACAGTAGTTAGAGGACCGGTAGCCCTTGAAAAATATGATTATAAAAATAATCCTTTTTCAACT